Sequence from the Paramisgurnus dabryanus chromosome 3, PD_genome_1.1, whole genome shotgun sequence genome:
TTTtcacatatattttatattttagacgTGTACTGTTAGTCAACATCGTCCTCCATCTCTTTTCTCTGAGAGGCGATCAGATCTAATCGAGCTGTTTAAACTCTCTCTGGTGGTTTGTTCTGCATGGTACTGTCTGCATTCTTAAGCAGTGAGATAGCAGCTGTCTCTTTTTCTGCTGATATTTCACCAGTAGATTTTTTGAccctcattcagtgaaatgtttACATCTGTGTTAATAGCAGATTTATaatgcaacacacacacactgcagcaGATAAAGTAAGAGATTCATACAGGCCAACACAGCGGACATGGAAAAACAGACACAAAGAGCACAGGCAGACACATATAACATAGACACAGGCAGATGCAGAGCGCAGGCAGACACAGAGAGTGCAGAAAGAAGCAGAGGGCACAGGCAGACAGAGAGTGCGGGCAGACACACAGAGCACAGGCACTCACAGAGGACACAGGCAGATGCAGAGAGCGCAGACAGACGTAGAGAGTGCAGGCAGAAGCAGAGGACACAGGCAGACAGAGAGCGCAGGCAGACACAGAGAGCACAGGCACTCACAGAGGACACAGGCAGATGCAGAGAGCGCAGACAGAAGTAGAGAGCGCAGGCAGAGCAGAGGACACAGGCAGACAGAGAGCGCAGGCAGACACAGAGAGCGCAGGCAGACACAGAGAGCGCAGGCAGACAGAGAGCGCAGGCAGACACAGAGAGCGCAGGCAGACAGAGAGCGCAGGCAGACACAGAGAGCGCAGGCAGACACAGAGAGCGCAGGCAGACACAGAGAGCGCAGGCAGACACAGAGAGCGCAGGCAGACAGAGCGTGCGGGCAGACACAGAGCACAGGCACTCACAGAGGACACAGGCAGATGCAGAGAGCGCAGACAGAAGTAGAGAGCGCAGACAGAAGCAGAGGACACAGGCAGACAGAGAGCGCAGGCAGACACAGAGAGCGCAGGCAGACACAGAGAGCGCAGGCAGACACAGAGAGCGCAGGCAGACACAGAGAGCGCAGGCAGACACAGAGAGCGCAGGCAGACACAGAGAGCGCAGGCAGACAGAGAGCGCAGGCAGACACAGAGAGCGCAGGCAGACACAGAGAGTGCGGGCAGACACAGAGAGCGCAGGCAGACACAGAGAGCGCAGGCAGACACAGAGAGCGCAGGCAGACACAGAGAGCGCAGGCAGACACAGAGAGCGCAGGCAGACACAGAGAGCGCAGGCAGACACAGAGAGTGCAGGCAGACACAGAGAGCGCGGGCAGACACAGGCTGACAGAGAGGACATAGGCAGTCAAGGAGGATGCAGACAGAGTTATTTCTTTTGACATATGAATCTGTTCTATGTGTCTGCACAGGTGAATGGCCATTGGGAGATGGGAGTCCAGCAGCGTCGGAGGAGGACGAGAAACATGAGGAGCTGTGGGAGCGAGTGGAAGGAGTCAGACACAAACTCACTTGCATTTTAAACCCAGCGAAACTGACGCCGTACCTGCGGCAATGTAAAGTTATAGATGAGCAGGATGAAGATGAGGTGCTGAATTCCAGTCAGTTTCCAATGAGAATCAGCAAAGCTGGTGAGAACACCATACAATTCACACGCTGCTCGAGCACTCACAAGAATACTAAAATATctataaatatgtaaatgtgttttagagaaatatgttttcaattgaACTGACATGAgatacatttattcattaagaatattaataattaataaaaatgaaaagaatTGAGGATCAGGAGAAACATCTTCTATAGCTCAAGGGGTTGTGGGTGATATTAGCGAAAAGGCATACAAAGATGATTTTTAAACCCGCTGCACATACAATACCTGTTCCTAAAATGTATGGTTTTGGGCCCTGCTAATTCTACCTTGATGGTGAACTAAAATGtagataataaaaaatgtgtgatGTGATTGGTCAGCTAGCATATCCTAATAACTATAAAGTGATTTGATTGGTTGATGTATGTTTGATACAGGTCGTTTATTGGACATCCTGAGGGGTCGTGGTCAGCGTGGTTTACAGGCCTTCATGGAGTCACTGGAGTTTTACCATCCTGAGCAATACACACAACTGACAGGAGAAAAAGCTACACAACGCTGCTCCATCATGTTAggtaggtgtgtgtgtgtgtgtgtgtgtgtgtgtgtgtgtgtgtgtgtgtgtgtgtgtgtgtgtgtgtgtgtgtgtgtgtgtgtgtgtgtgtgtgtgtgtgtgtgtgtgtgtgtgtgtgtgcgcgtaaGGATAGGTGTGAGTGTGTACAGGTTTGGTTATAACTTATTTGAAGGTCAAATCATATTTGTCTTTAAATCTAATGGCATGCCATATTTCTGTTACGCTTAGTGGAATAGTAAAAAAGTCATTAACCGGATATAAAATGTGTATTCTGTTGATGAAGAGGGTTCAGAGGGTTTGACTCAGATTGTTGTTTTGTGtctctgtttgtgtgtctgtatgtTGTAGATGAAGAGGGTCCAGAAGGTTTAACTCAGTTTCTGCTGGTTGAGGTTCGTAAGTTGCGTGAGCAGTTGCGCGGCAGTCGTTTGTGTGAACGGCGTTTGTCCCAGCGCTGCCGTATGGCCGAGGAGGAGCGCAGTCGAGCCGAACGGAAAGCACAAGAGCTACGACAGGACAGAATACAACAGGAGAGGtgatcacaaacacacacaaacatgcaacAAAGACAGACATGGACATACCCAAACACAGTTTTAGGGGATATTATCATTAGCTCATTAGTCTTCAACCCACAAGCGGGTCCACTAAATAATGTTTAATCCcaagcattattttttttttaatgtaaaacatgAACAACATTTTAGAATCAATGTACCTTTTAAGTGCGCGTATgtttattaaaggtgcaattttaGCCTGCAGAAAAAAATATCTGAAGACtcacggtacattcacacagggCGTAATCGTTAACGCTTGATGGAAGGCTTGTCTGGAGCGTgaccaacagccaatcacagtggctgcAACACATTCTCTGGTGTCCCATAAACATAATTGACTGGCTTTGCCtgggttatttgcataaggcgatctgattggctgttgcacgtgttgctgcttgaaaagttaagaaatgttaaacttctgccgcgagcaacggcactgacgcggcgccaacggatccacaattcagttcggcaacgcatgacgacacacattaaaagtaaatgggaagcgttaacgcCTACGCCCCCTGTGTAAGCGTGCACACAAAGACGTTTACGCCGGCGGCCtgcatatgttttcaattgtttccaatggaaacAATCTGGGTGTTGTCCGCGCTGAACGCCGACTATGAGTGAATCGCTCAGgtcgtcaatgtcacttctcactcgGCCGTCCAATCATATTGGAGGAAGGGCTGGACAAATATCAACAACCATCCGGCGCATTgttcaacgactgataaacaaaactaTAGAATATAGTTTATagaatatagaaatataatagAAACCAATCacagtaaaatgaaaatgtattacactgcaaataccttaaaataattaaaaaaaaactactttaacaataaaaataatacacatAAAATGATGGATGTACAACAAAAGCAAACATAATAGTGTTAATTTACTGTCTTCACATAGTATGGCTATGTGACAGTATggtttttttctatttataaaacacatagttccagtccttgattctgattggtcaatagttCTGCTGATTTACATTGTGCCTAATATGATAAAGCAGCTTCTTGTCCCTTACTGCTTACTTTAATATCTCTGTTTTACACATTTACTATCAAAGGTCCCTGCTCCATGCCTCTCTCATCTAAGAGGTCCCTACCCCAAAAAACGTCAAAGACCCCTGATTTGGTGTAAAAGACATTCAATTAATGAAAATATGTGTGTTGTGTCAGGTTAAGGCAGGATTGGGAGTCTGGTAGTCGTGAGTTGGGTTTACTGAAGGAGAGACTTTTGGATCAGACTGTGAAATATTCACGAGTGTTAGAGGAGCAACGAAAATCTGCGGCACATGAGAGAGAACTGCTTACTGaggtacacaaacacacgcacacacacacacacacacacacacataaacacacacacaaacacaatcacacacacagaaacacgCACACAGGGTGTTTATTTTAATCTCATACTGGGCGTGGCCATGTGATGTCATTTTCAGGTGGAACAGCTCAGAAAGAGATTGCAGGAAGCAGAGAAAACAGGAGATGGCGTCTCTGCCCCCTCGCTGACCCATCAGGTGAGCCGTGAGGTGTGTGACCACACCCCCAAAGGCCAGGAGGACACACCCCTACCTTCTGTGACGAACAGAAAATGTATCACAGGAAGTCAGGTCAGAAtcacatttttacaagatgtaataaaAGTCTCATGTGTGCTCAGAATGAGTTTGTGTAGTTTCAGCTCAAATACCCCACAGATGACCGTTCATGTTTTTGGTAAATTAACCAAGGTTGCGATCTCCATATACAGAATATCTGTGACCACGCCCGCTTAATAGAAGAGACAGTCAGCGCTTACTGTTAAAACAGATCTGATTTCTGTAGATACAGTTTGAGATGACTtcagcaacaacaacaatacaatgagctaacaaacacatttacaaaAGTGATGTGCAAATATTCACATAATACAAAGTGCAACACTTATCTTTGATATGGAGTTGGATCACAAACAGCTGGCATAGACCCATCTTTCAGAATAAACTATTGAATTGTGTTGACCTTTTGCAAAGCAATCCAGAGTAAAATCAATTGCtgctacacacacacaatacggCAGAGTCTGGCAGCAATTGTAGGTGGGGCTTaagcaatgtgatgtcacattgctAAGAAGATGAGTTTAAAGTTTTACCGAGGTTTAAAAAAAGGAGTGTGATCATTTTGTTATTATAGGGCGGATGTGTGTAAAAGTGACTTTTGCATAATGTGTCCCTTTCAGATAGCTGTGTGATGAGTGTTTCCTCTGATttactgtgtgtgtctgtctgtttttgtgtgtgtgtgtgtgtgtgtgtgcgtgcgtgcgtgcgtgcgtgtgtgcgcgtgtgtgtgtgcgtgtgtttttaGGCTCTGTTGGATATTCTCCAGCAGGATCGGAGAGAAGCCGCTGAGCAGAGACAGGAGTTGTGCAGTACTATTGCTTGTCTGCAGGGGGAGCTGGAGAGCTCAGAGGCTCAGAGAGaaaaggtgtgtgtgtgcgtgcgtgtgtgtacgTCTGTTGTACTTGTGTAGTAAAAAAATCAcagaaaataaacattacaCAGGTTCACAAAATCAATCACAGTAGATATTCAAAGTATTTTAACAAtttccctgccagcgtttttaaaaagtttCCAGCCAGCGCctgcatttttatgattttcacaaaagtgtaatgccttccaaaaaatgttcttctttaaatatgaagagttttattgcaaaacgagataactcgttTTTGGTTGTGAAtttcaattaatatcaattcagctgcagttggtttgttttgatttaaaccttcataacttcataacggagttatctcattttgcaacgaaactcttcatatataaacacacaaatatatcaaatgaaagaacagaccctctgctttcaatcaACAAAAAGTTtcaacctacactgtaaaaaaaatctgtagaaattgcagctgggttgccggtaatttaccgtagatttaaatttatgttatttactggcaatattttgttcaaagttaaatgaacattaaacgtttacaagtctttgtctttacagagtaaaaataaaaaaacagcatcaagcaaaacatctgggaaacaaaatctgaagcaaaaaacagaaaaaggttgatgatgatttctggttcccagaatgctttgcatgaggctgttattgtatagttttattctgtaaagataaagacttgttaatatttaaaatttatttaactttgaacaaactcttgccagtaaataacataaatgtaaatctacggtaaattaccggcaacccagctgcaataacattgtaatttctacggattttttttacagtgtacacatTCATTCCCCTCTTTTCATAACATCTAAAAtgtgggtaggtttcttcagaaataccaaattttgagcaaaaagttgagataatttcatttttgtaaatgactttagttagagatcagattcagagcaatgatgaaaacatacacagactttttactgtttttggatcagtggatgctttagtgttttataagttgggtaagagcgacACCTAGTGCATAATAGAGGAAATATGGATTGAtgtaaaaactcatcattgaCAGGAAAgctttttctcttaattaacaagttaactcatcaatggcaggCAAAGAGTTAAATATCCCTGAACATTGAGTGATTTCTGTGTGTACAGGTGTGATTATATACCTGTCAGGTCATGAATATAGTGAGACCTGTTAAACAGCTCAAATTCACAGACTCATCAATCAGTCAAATCATGCTTTACTTCACATTCTTTACAGtcatttttaaaggttttacTGCTCTATAATCATTAAAACACCTCACGCATCTCTCACAGTCAATCCATTACACTAAACACTGATagaaacacacaataaaatacAACACATTTAAACAATTAAACATATATAATGATATTCTGTTACATAAGTTGCATGTTTGTGTGTAGCTGTCGTCTCAGTGTGAACAGTTGCAGTTGCGGGTCAGGACTTTACAGCTGGACTGGGAGACGGAGCAGAGACGAGGTGTTTCATACTTCAATCAGATCATGgagctggagagagagagagatcaggtaacacacaaacatacactcATTCTTCTCAACTGTGTTGTGTGGCATCCATTTtaagtgtgtgtgcgtttgtgtgtttgtttgtcagGCTTTGCGCAGTCGTGACAGCCTGCAGCTGGAGTTTACTGACTGTCTCTTGGATAAAAATCGTCTGCGCAAACGTATTGCAGAGCTGCAGAGCAATTTGGAGCAGCTGCAGAGAGAGACGGAGAGAAATCAAGAGAAGAGAGATCAGAGCGCCACCTGTCTGAACTGTGTATGTATGCAGCAGCAGCGACACATAAGCCCTGTTTACACCTGCTCTTAAGATGCGTTTCAGTCCATCTGATCACAAGttgacgagagagacacatttaCACCTGCTGTTTAAATCTGTCTCTTATCCACTGGGGTGATCTGTGTCGTTTAAACGCAAGCGGGATAAATAGAGTGTTTAAATTGcatgaactaatattatgtcagagtccgctgcttgtgttgttagcagtgttgggggtaacgcattaaaattaacatgcattacgtaataatattacttttctgaagtaacgagtacaCATTACttcataaatgtacacattaatatttgagttacttttttaaaaaagtaatgcaagttacttttttagtttaattaattcaataaaaaaatgatgtactgaattaaactaaacatagtTACATTATGCACTCCATGCGTAAACGCCTGTGTggaaacagtttgagtcagaaactgagatgacAGGCCAAaccttgacatttttgcaatggaaatatgcaatttctgaatgcagaacttttcagtcataaaaacacctgcaaggcctaaaAGAGATCAAGAATGCAAAAAGAATgcaaagtaactaaaaagtaacataagcattactttccacgaaaagtaactaagtaacacaattagttactttttttgtgagtaacttaatattttaatgcattacttttaaaatgaacttttCCTAACACTGGTTgctagtaaacatgctgcacatactgaaataaatgactttcttacttagtatttttgtcttgtcttcagcaaaaatgtctaaaaattcttaaatcaagatgttttcttgggtcattttgtttatcaagaaaatacaagtctagtttttagacaaaaaatataaactttaaggaAATCTGTGCTTAAAACGAGCAAAAAAATcggccaatggaataagaaaatttttcttaaaataagttCATATTTTCTTAActacttaattcaagaaaatgtttcttattccattggcagatattattattattatttttgcctgttttaagcacaaatttgcttaaattgtatatattttttttaactatacacttattttcttaggtcattttacacattaagaaaatacatcttaatttaagagtttttagatatttttagtaagaaagtcattttttgcagtgcagtgtTTTATACGTGtagtaagagctttctctgatatttcagcgcaattgatgaaataaactCACACAACTTTCACATGCTCACATGTGTGCAGTGTAAAATATTGTGTGTTCACATGTGTGCAGTGTAAAATATTGTGTGTTCACATGTGTGCAGTGTAAAATATTGTGTGTTCACATGTGTGCAGTCTCATCTGTCATTGTTCAGTGAGGATCAGTGTTTTGGGCCCTGTTGTTCTGGAGATTTGAGCCCCAATCTACACACACGCGGAGATCAGAGGAAGGTCAGAATTCCCAACACACACAgatagacacacaaacacacacacacacacacatacacacaatctTCGGTGTTGGGTTTTTGTATTGGGCCTCTAAGTTTTTTATTGTGCTTTCACAGTCGTCCTCTGGAGGTCAAATCAGTGAAGGTAAGTTAACAgagcgtgtgtgcgtgcgtgcgtttgTGCATTTGTGTGATTCTGTAATTGTTGTTGTGATGAATAGTGTTGTGTATTTTATCACAGACTCTTATTCAAATTTAGAGGACAATCTGCTGACACCAGTGAGTCTCACACACTTTAAACTCAAATATAATCATTATTAAAGTCATTTATTATAGTAAGAACTgagtgttgtgttgtgttgatgttgtgttgttttgtgtAGGAGTGTAACACAGAGAAAGACATTAACAGACTCTCTACATTTCCATTTCCTCCCTGCATGAACTCTATCCACCGCAGAGAAAACATTGAGTACGACACAAACACACGACACAGATATAGAAATATATAACATTGAGAACATATTGACATTATAATAAAattcatttaataacagtagtAATACTTGAACGCAatcttgtgttttttatatttgtatttcatGTGTTATATTGGTAATATAGTGACACTATCACAATCTCTTGTTTTACTGACCGATGTCTCTGACGATGTCTTACTGTTTGCAGGTTTGATTTAAACTCTTGGAGGAGTGATGAGAATGAGCCAAACACAGGTGTCTATctctcagtctgtctgtctgtttaacTGTCTGTCTCCTGATATGATTGTTTTATAATTgttcatttgtgtgtttgtgtgttataGAGGATTCAGAGTTGTGGAGTTCATGGAGTTCCCTGCCGTCTCAACTCTTTCCTCCTGACCTGATCACTGTGCCTCCTCCCCTTCCCACCAAACCATCATCATCCTCACTGGGGTAACGTGTGTCCTATTGAAACATATTTTAATTGCAATGTTTGTGTTTGATTTACTGTCAAAACTTTATGTGGACCAGAAACCCCTTATTAAAACACATTcatcattacatttatatttatgcatttattacaTTGATTTCTAGCTGTACATTCATTTCTGTCTCAGGTTATCTCCTTTGGTGTCCTCTTCACCTAAAAGCATCAGTCTGGCTAATGACATCACTATTGTGGGCGGTAACAGGACGGGTATATTTGTACAGAGCGTGAAATCAGACTCATGTGCAGCGCTGTGTGGTCTGAGAGAAGGCAGTGAGTTACTggaggtgagagagagagacagagtttAATAATATTTCAATGAGAACCACATCGAGACACTTTAACatgtgtgcgtctgtgtgtgtttgtgtatcagCTGGATCAGGTGTTTTGTGGAGGAGGTCGTGTTCTTCTAAATCAGTGTACCGGTGAAGTGGCTCATTTCTCTCTGCAGTGGTGGACAGAACCAGActcactgaaacacacacacaatcaacAGAGTGagttaacacacacacacacacacacacacgcacacacacagtatTATAAAAGTCTTGATGTTATTTGAATAATGATTTTATTGTCAGTCCTGCACTGATATCagttttctgtctgtctgtctgtctgtcagaaTACAGTGATTTAACAGCTGAACTCTTGTCTCCTGACTTCACTGGTGCTGACTCTTTCTATGTGCGTGTGAACCTTGACCTCTCGTCCCATGGTGACCCCCCGTGTCTCAGGGTTCACTGTGATGATGTGTTGCATGTCACTGACACACGTTACAACGGCAAATATCAGTGGCGCTGCGTCCGCTTGGACAAACAAACAGCCAAACCACTACAGGCCGGAGCAGTGCCTAACTACAACAGGtacgacacac
This genomic interval carries:
- the LOC135769094 gene encoding caspase recruitment domain-containing protein 10 isoform X2: MSGEWPLGDGSPAASEEDEKHEELWERVEGVRHKLTCILNPAKLTPYLRQCKVIDEQDEDEVLNSSQFPMRISKAGRLLDILRGRGQRGLQAFMESLEFYHPEQYTQLTGEKATQRCSIMLDEEGPEGLTQFLLVEVRKLREQLRGSRLCERRLSQRCRMAEEERSRAERKAQELRQDRIQQERLRQDWESGSRELGLLKERLLDQTVKYSRVLEEQRKSAAHERELLTEVEQLRKRLQEAEKTGDGVSAPSLTHQVSREVCDHTPKGQEDTPLPSVTNRKCITGSQALLDILQQDRREAAEQRQELCSTIACLQGELESSEAQREKLSSQCEQLQLRVRTLQLDWETEQRRGVSYFNQIMELERERDQALRSRDSLQLEFTDCLLDKNRLRKRIAELQSNLEQLQRETERNQEKRDQSATCLNCSHLSLFSEDQCFGPCCSGDLSPNLHTRGDQRKSSSGGQISEDSYSNLEDNLLTPECNTEKDINRLSTFPFPPCMNSIHRRENIEFDLNSWRSDENEPNTEDSELWSSWSSLPSQLFPPDLITVPPPLPTKPSSSSLGLSPLVSSSPKSISLANDITIVGGNRTGIFVQSVKSDSCAALCGLREGSELLELDQVFCGGGRVLLNQCTGEVAHFSLQWWTEPDSLKHTHNQQKYSDLTAELLSPDFTGADSFYVRVNLDLSSHGDPPCLRVHCDDVLHVTDTRYNGKYQWRCVRLDKQTAKPLQAGAVPNYNRAQQLLLVRLRTMALEQNQYRIKFTKKNPDRVRLIKAVASNYRAIGSSPPVLYTLSTRHEEQLIPYSLVQLTHVSSKRPVIFSPCILSRGIIERLLQPAESGLDFNTCQPEPLEECMCEDQSVFLLDSSDQPMGIKLQSIQEIINQEKHCLLPLGLSSVENLLKQGVYPIIIYIKPKDKKGRKFRKLLSGCREEEVMEVCQMEELQLETLPLMFSTVEPNTWTSTDDLLTVIRSTIINQQRAVVWLEQDRIQ
- the LOC135769094 gene encoding caspase recruitment domain-containing protein 10 isoform X1 produces the protein MTLVFSSVDQDRIMSGEWPLGDGSPAASEEDEKHEELWERVEGVRHKLTCILNPAKLTPYLRQCKVIDEQDEDEVLNSSQFPMRISKAGRLLDILRGRGQRGLQAFMESLEFYHPEQYTQLTGEKATQRCSIMLDEEGPEGLTQFLLVEVRKLREQLRGSRLCERRLSQRCRMAEEERSRAERKAQELRQDRIQQERLRQDWESGSRELGLLKERLLDQTVKYSRVLEEQRKSAAHERELLTEVEQLRKRLQEAEKTGDGVSAPSLTHQVSREVCDHTPKGQEDTPLPSVTNRKCITGSQALLDILQQDRREAAEQRQELCSTIACLQGELESSEAQREKLSSQCEQLQLRVRTLQLDWETEQRRGVSYFNQIMELERERDQALRSRDSLQLEFTDCLLDKNRLRKRIAELQSNLEQLQRETERNQEKRDQSATCLNCSHLSLFSEDQCFGPCCSGDLSPNLHTRGDQRKSSSGGQISEDSYSNLEDNLLTPECNTEKDINRLSTFPFPPCMNSIHRRENIEFDLNSWRSDENEPNTEDSELWSSWSSLPSQLFPPDLITVPPPLPTKPSSSSLGLSPLVSSSPKSISLANDITIVGGNRTGIFVQSVKSDSCAALCGLREGSELLELDQVFCGGGRVLLNQCTGEVAHFSLQWWTEPDSLKHTHNQQKYSDLTAELLSPDFTGADSFYVRVNLDLSSHGDPPCLRVHCDDVLHVTDTRYNGKYQWRCVRLDKQTAKPLQAGAVPNYNRAQQLLLVRLRTMALEQNQYRIKFTKKNPDRVRLIKAVASNYRAIGSSPPVLYTLSTRHEEQLIPYSLVQLTHVSSKRPVIFSPCILSRGIIERLLQPAESGLDFNTCQPEPLEECMCEDQSVFLLDSSDQPMGIKLQSIQEIINQEKHCLLPLGLSSVENLLKQGVYPIIIYIKPKDKKGRKFRKLLSGCREEEVMEVCQMEELQLETLPLMFSTVEPNTWTSTDDLLTVIRSTIINQQRAVVWLEQDRIQ